The Blastomonas fulva genome contains a region encoding:
- a CDS encoding tetratricopeptide repeat protein, whose product MLAAAGAEVELARPQPSLEAALNQAMGLARSGQLDQAEAVLDRILTAAPRQPDALQLKGMVARQRGDQQAAADCFRRSLAVQPNQPHVLNNLGNSLTALGEHPEAVRAYQQAISLKPDYADARINLALAQIASDNPRQAVTTLEPLVRALPVNARAWAVLGQAYSALDDYTHAIKAYRAALQQHPDHAPWLHNLAVALRLAGRAQEALPLLQTCADRSPGEARIHYNLGHCLQDLGRADEAAGAYRRALALTPTDAAVHDSLSRLLWQQGDTLGHLSSYREALAAAPDDPALLAGLANRLTLSGRHDEAAALLAGPAARGIGGADLHYRHGQACWSAGNADQAFAAFDAALAIDPGHAPSLRESARCLIIADRLAPAADRLARRLDDDPFDQQALALQGLSWRLTGDPRAAWLIDPALIGAIRLIPPSGDGAAFNRDLDRALDALHTSRQHPLEQTLRGGTQTTDDLFSRDLPELLAVRAMIEAAIARHVAALPDDPSHPFLARKSEGFRFSGSWSVRLASGGHHTNHIHPEGWISAVYYVAVPDAVGDGQSGWLKLGETGLQLGAREQMLHSIRPEPGLLVLFPSYFYHGTVPFADAAHRTTIAFDVVPAR is encoded by the coding sequence ATGCTGGCGGCAGCGGGAGCCGAGGTGGAACTGGCACGACCACAGCCAAGTCTGGAAGCGGCACTGAACCAGGCGATGGGACTGGCGCGGTCGGGGCAGCTCGATCAGGCGGAAGCTGTTCTCGACCGTATCCTCACCGCGGCGCCGCGCCAGCCGGACGCGCTTCAGCTCAAGGGTATGGTCGCGCGCCAGCGCGGCGACCAGCAGGCCGCAGCCGATTGTTTTCGTCGCTCGCTTGCGGTCCAGCCAAATCAGCCGCACGTTCTCAACAATCTGGGCAACAGCCTGACCGCGCTGGGTGAGCACCCGGAAGCGGTGCGCGCCTATCAGCAGGCGATCTCGCTCAAGCCCGATTACGCCGATGCCCGGATCAACCTGGCACTGGCGCAGATAGCATCGGATAATCCGCGTCAGGCGGTCACAACCCTCGAACCACTGGTGCGCGCGCTACCGGTGAACGCCCGCGCATGGGCGGTGCTGGGTCAGGCCTACAGCGCGCTTGATGATTACACCCACGCGATCAAGGCCTATCGCGCCGCCTTGCAGCAGCACCCTGACCATGCGCCATGGCTGCACAATCTGGCAGTGGCTCTGCGGCTGGCGGGGCGCGCGCAAGAGGCGCTGCCGCTGCTGCAGACCTGCGCAGACAGGTCCCCGGGCGAAGCACGGATCCACTATAATCTGGGGCATTGCCTACAGGATCTGGGGCGGGCGGACGAGGCAGCCGGCGCCTATCGCCGCGCGCTTGCCCTCACGCCCACCGACGCAGCGGTCCATGATTCGCTCAGCCGCCTGCTGTGGCAGCAGGGCGATACGCTCGGCCACCTCTCCAGCTATCGCGAGGCGCTGGCGGCTGCTCCGGATGACCCCGCGCTGCTCGCTGGCCTTGCCAACCGGCTGACCTTGTCGGGTCGCCACGACGAGGCCGCTGCCTTGCTCGCGGGGCCTGCGGCGCGCGGGATCGGCGGGGCGGACCTGCATTATCGGCATGGCCAGGCGTGCTGGTCTGCAGGGAATGCCGACCAGGCGTTTGCGGCCTTCGACGCGGCGTTGGCGATCGATCCGGGCCATGCGCCCAGCCTGCGCGAATCCGCGCGATGCCTGATCATCGCCGACCGGCTGGCACCCGCGGCCGACCGGCTGGCGCGGCGCCTCGATGATGATCCGTTCGACCAGCAGGCGCTTGCGCTGCAGGGGCTTTCTTGGCGGCTGACTGGTGACCCAAGGGCCGCATGGCTGATCGATCCCGCGCTGATCGGCGCGATACGGCTCATCCCCCCATCGGGCGATGGCGCCGCATTCAACCGCGATCTCGACCGGGCGCTGGACGCGCTGCACACCAGCCGCCAGCATCCGCTCGAACAGACCCTGCGCGGCGGCACCCAGACCACCGACGATCTGTTCAGCCGCGATCTACCCGAACTGCTGGCGGTGCGCGCGATGATCGAGGCCGCGATCGCTCGCCATGTCGCCGCGCTGCCCGACGACCCTTCGCACCCGTTCCTGGCGCGCAAGTCTGAAGGCTTCAGGTTTTCCGGGTCATGGTCGGTCCGGCTGGCGAGCGGCGGCCATCACACCAACCATATCCACCCGGAAGGCTGGATCAGCGCGGTCTATTATGTCGCGGTGCCCGATGCTGTCGGCGATGGGCAAAGCGGCTGGCTGAAGTTAGGCGAGACCGGGCTGCAGCTGGGCGCGCGCGAGCAGATGCTGCACAGCATCCGCCCCGAGCCGGGCCTGCTGGTGCTGTTTCCATCCTATTTCTACCACGGAACCGTTCCGTTTGCCGATGCCGCTCACCGCACCACCATCGCCTTCGATGTCGTTCCGGCGCGCTGA
- a CDS encoding DUF885 domain-containing protein, whose product MTGQFAGYLGRPVRSLALAGAALLLAAATPPTFPDLVADYERFSAEYPMEAGRSDPSRSRTGWPDETPAAMASRRAGLVQIAAALDALDRTALTGEDRLNRDYLRELIGWRIEGIDFDERRFAFVAHEGFYNTPYSLARSLDLRTEAEALAWVERMRGISGYFDQQRANLERGVATGWTHPAVVVDVAAAVLRNQIAVPVAEDPMLVPLKAYPDAMAQAHSVIEREIRPAQRAMLDYIDRTYRSKARADLGVAAVPGGRAYYDFLLRYYTTTDLSAEQIHALGLSEVQRIRGEMDTVIASTGFAGSFAEWLHFLRTDPRFYATSREGLIEKYAAASKRIDGVLPRYFSVLPRQPFTIVPVPRDLEEGYTTARGGGGGDFAKGFAGTFVVNTSHLDQRPLYEVPALSLHEAAPGHHTHGALNSENPDLPSFRRARDLLAFREGWALYAERLGHEMGVYRDAYERFGSLSTEMWRACRMVVDTGIHVMGWDYARARKCFEENTALADINIDTELARYIGAPAGAVAYKVGELKIIELRRRAEQALGDRFDIRAFHDLILAQGQLPMTLLEQKVDGWIAQQQSPR is encoded by the coding sequence ATGACAGGACAATTTGCAGGCTATCTCGGCCGCCCGGTGCGATCGCTGGCACTGGCCGGCGCAGCATTGCTGCTCGCAGCCGCCACGCCGCCGACCTTTCCCGATCTCGTCGCCGACTATGAGCGTTTCTCGGCCGAGTATCCGATGGAGGCGGGCCGGTCCGATCCGTCGCGCTCGCGCACCGGCTGGCCCGATGAGACCCCGGCCGCGATGGCATCGCGCCGCGCAGGCCTTGTACAGATCGCCGCTGCGCTCGATGCGCTCGATCGCACGGCACTGACCGGCGAAGACCGGCTCAACCGCGATTATCTGCGCGAGCTGATCGGCTGGCGGATCGAGGGTATCGATTTCGATGAGCGGCGCTTTGCCTTTGTCGCGCACGAGGGCTTCTACAACACGCCCTATTCGCTGGCGCGTTCGCTCGATCTGCGCACCGAGGCCGAGGCGCTTGCCTGGGTGGAGCGGATGCGCGGAATTTCCGGCTATTTCGACCAGCAGCGCGCCAATCTCGAGCGCGGCGTCGCGACCGGCTGGACGCATCCTGCGGTGGTGGTCGACGTCGCGGCAGCGGTGCTGCGGAACCAGATTGCGGTGCCGGTGGCCGAAGACCCGATGCTCGTGCCGCTCAAGGCGTACCCCGATGCGATGGCACAGGCGCACAGTGTGATCGAGCGCGAGATCCGCCCCGCCCAGCGCGCGATGCTCGATTATATCGACCGCACCTATCGCTCGAAGGCGCGCGCCGATCTGGGCGTTGCTGCGGTGCCCGGGGGCAGGGCCTATTACGACTTTCTTCTGCGCTATTACACCACCACCGATCTTTCCGCCGAGCAGATCCACGCGCTAGGCCTATCCGAAGTGCAGCGCATTCGCGGCGAGATGGACACGGTGATAGCATCGACCGGCTTTGCTGGCAGCTTTGCCGAGTGGCTGCACTTCCTGCGCACCGATCCGCGCTTCTATGCCACCAGCCGCGAGGGGCTGATCGAGAAATACGCTGCGGCCTCCAAGCGGATCGATGGCGTGCTGCCGCGCTATTTCTCGGTGCTGCCGCGCCAGCCCTTCACCATCGTCCCGGTCCCGCGCGATCTGGAGGAGGGTTATACCACCGCGCGCGGCGGCGGGGGCGGGGACTTCGCCAAGGGCTTTGCCGGGACCTTCGTCGTCAACACCTCGCATCTCGACCAGCGTCCGCTTTACGAAGTGCCCGCGCTCAGCCTGCACGAAGCCGCCCCGGGGCATCATACGCACGGTGCGCTTAACAGCGAGAATCCGGACCTTCCTTCGTTCCGCCGAGCGCGCGACCTGCTGGCCTTTCGCGAGGGCTGGGCGCTGTATGCCGAGCGGCTGGGGCACGAAATGGGGGTGTATCGCGATGCATACGAGCGCTTCGGGAGCCTCTCGACCGAGATGTGGCGCGCCTGCCGAATGGTGGTGGATACCGGCATCCATGTGATGGGCTGGGACTATGCCCGCGCGCGCAAGTGCTTCGAGGAAAATACCGCGCTTGCCGACATCAACATCGATACCGAGCTTGCGCGCTATATCGGCGCGCCAGCAGGGGCAGTGGCATACAAGGTGGGTGAACTCAAGATCATCGAACTGCGCCGCCGCGCCGAGCAGGCGCTGGGCGATCGGTTCGACATCCGCGCCTTTCACGATCTGATCCTGGCGCAGGGGCAGCTGCCGATGACTTTGCTCGAGCAGAAGGTCGACGGCTGGATCGCGCAGCAGCAATCGCCGCGCTGA
- a CDS encoding amidohydrolase family protein, whose product MARISRRRPVRLVRRARSVSLGLMLSVAVVPAPGLAAPAPIPETTDDARRLPIPPVDRSNEPIVVMTGGTLIDGRGGAPIANAVVVTQGDRIIAAGPAGSVSVPVGAARIIDATGLFIMPGLIDLHIHFTQQRCHDFGRYSDSPAGAAIRGVALAEQLIGAGITAARDVGTVDDVALRIKEAVDRGIIRGPRVLWSGSIIATTGGHGDEVTSTATGRQKPAMGGPSKGFNGPWEWRTAVRRQVRGLADWVKLGAPADREEIVAAIEEAHSLGVPVAIDSYGQYTDWAIEAGVDTLEHPLAMSDQAVALMKKHGTAFVPTIGAFDNLLTGGYPTAGIPTGGFYHTHSRRFVIDQQEHLGKVAQAYRAGVPIGVGTDIPFENETRYPDAYFRELDYLSQAGMSNADVLASATRVGAQIMRMGDKLGTIEPGKIADILVLGANPLASLGNLRDVRYVLADGRLVVEQLPR is encoded by the coding sequence ATGGCCAGAATTTCCCGTCGTCGTCCGGTGCGGCTCGTGCGCAGGGCACGGAGCGTCTCGCTCGGCCTGATGCTGTCGGTGGCGGTGGTGCCTGCGCCCGGCCTTGCCGCGCCTGCTCCGATCCCCGAGACCACCGATGACGCGCGGCGCCTGCCGATCCCGCCGGTGGATCGCAGCAACGAGCCGATCGTCGTGATGACAGGCGGAACGCTGATCGACGGGCGTGGCGGTGCGCCAATCGCCAACGCGGTGGTGGTGACACAAGGCGACCGGATCATCGCGGCCGGCCCGGCCGGATCGGTCTCGGTGCCTGTGGGGGCCGCGCGGATCATCGATGCGACCGGGCTTTTCATCATGCCCGGCCTGATCGATTTGCACATCCACTTCACCCAGCAGCGCTGCCACGATTTCGGCAGATATTCGGACAGCCCTGCGGGGGCGGCGATCCGCGGCGTGGCGCTGGCCGAGCAGCTGATCGGAGCCGGGATCACCGCCGCGCGCGATGTCGGGACGGTCGACGATGTCGCGCTGCGCATCAAGGAGGCAGTCGATCGCGGCATCATCCGCGGGCCGCGGGTGCTGTGGAGCGGCAGCATCATCGCCACCACCGGAGGGCATGGCGACGAAGTGACCTCGACCGCGACGGGACGGCAGAAGCCCGCAATGGGTGGTCCGAGCAAGGGGTTCAACGGCCCCTGGGAGTGGCGCACCGCGGTTCGCCGCCAAGTTCGCGGGCTGGCCGATTGGGTCAAGCTGGGCGCGCCTGCCGACCGGGAGGAGATCGTGGCCGCAATCGAGGAGGCCCACTCGCTGGGTGTCCCCGTGGCGATCGACAGCTATGGCCAGTATACCGACTGGGCGATCGAGGCCGGGGTCGACACGCTCGAACATCCGCTGGCGATGAGCGATCAGGCGGTTGCGCTGATGAAGAAGCACGGCACCGCGTTCGTGCCGACGATCGGTGCCTTCGACAACCTGCTGACCGGCGGCTATCCGACCGCAGGCATACCCACCGGCGGGTTCTATCACACGCATTCGCGCCGCTTCGTGATCGACCAGCAGGAGCATCTGGGCAAGGTGGCGCAGGCCTACCGCGCCGGAGTGCCGATCGGCGTGGGCACCGACATCCCGTTCGAGAATGAGACCCGATATCCCGACGCGTATTTTCGCGAGCTCGATTATCTGAGCCAGGCCGGGATGAGCAACGCCGATGTGCTGGCGTCGGCTACCCGGGTCGGCGCGCAGATCATGCGGATGGGCGACAAGCTCGGGACGATCGAGCCTGGGAAGATCGCCGACATCCTGGTGCTCGGCGCCAACCCGCTGGCCTCGCTCGGCAATCTGCGCGATGTGCGCTATGTGCTCGCGGACGGCAGGCTGGTGGTCGAACAGCTGCCGCGCTGA
- a CDS encoding cyclase family protein, with the protein MSHAILEQLATAVASGTIRTVDLTQTLSSDTPTLVLPPEFGQCAAFSQEEISRYDERGVAWYWNNFTVSEHTGTHFDAPVHWITGKDRANNAVDTVPPADFIAPAVVIDISQQCAADPDYLLTVADIAAWEAEHGRIPPRSWIMLRTDWSKRDVDAYTNRREDGAHTPGPSAQAVKFLVDERDAHGLGVETIGTDAGQAHLLEPAYPAHTLFHAAGRYGLQCLENLDQLPPTGAVIFSAPLKIKGGSGSPLRVLALVGE; encoded by the coding sequence ATGTCACACGCCATTCTTGAGCAGCTCGCAACCGCCGTCGCTTCGGGCACCATCCGCACCGTCGACCTCACACAGACGCTGTCGTCGGATACGCCCACTTTGGTGCTTCCCCCCGAGTTCGGCCAGTGCGCCGCGTTCAGCCAGGAAGAGATCTCGCGCTATGACGAGCGCGGCGTCGCCTGGTACTGGAACAACTTCACCGTCAGCGAGCACACCGGCACGCACTTCGATGCGCCGGTGCACTGGATCACTGGCAAGGACCGCGCCAACAACGCGGTGGATACCGTGCCGCCCGCCGATTTCATCGCGCCTGCCGTGGTGATCGACATATCGCAGCAGTGCGCCGCCGACCCCGATTACCTGCTCACCGTCGCCGATATCGCGGCGTGGGAGGCCGAGCATGGCCGCATTCCTCCGCGCAGCTGGATCATGCTGCGCACCGATTGGTCCAAGCGCGATGTCGATGCCTATACCAACCGCCGCGAAGATGGCGCGCACACGCCGGGGCCATCGGCACAAGCGGTGAAATTCCTGGTCGATGAGCGCGATGCGCATGGCCTCGGCGTCGAGACCATCGGCACCGATGCCGGCCAGGCCCATCTCCTCGAACCCGCTTACCCTGCGCACACCTTGTTCCACGCCGCCGGGCGCTATGGCCTGCAGTGCCTCGAGAACCTCGACCAGTTGCCGCCGACCGGCGCCGTGATCTTCTCCGCGCCGCTCAAGATCAAGGGCGGCTCGGGCAGTCCGCTGCGCGTCCTCGCGCTCGTGGGCGAGTGA
- a CDS encoding MarR family winged helix-turn-helix transcriptional regulator — protein sequence MSGNPGDSAFRVKRYPFYLLNRLVSRYNSIIDQRLRAIGLDIPSWRVLMILGERSPRGAREIAEAAVINLSTMTRIIQRMSAAGLVTTAASQDDARVTLVALAPLGESQLAQARQATAPVYAHLIEGLDPQDFEKLIVLLDSLHDNLEPLAPKAG from the coding sequence ATGTCGGGAAACCCCGGCGATTCCGCATTCCGGGTGAAAAGATACCCGTTCTATCTGCTCAACCGGCTGGTGAGCCGGTACAACAGCATCATCGACCAGCGGCTGCGCGCGATCGGCCTCGATATCCCGAGCTGGCGCGTGCTGATGATTCTGGGCGAGCGCTCGCCGCGCGGCGCCCGCGAGATTGCCGAAGCTGCAGTGATCAACCTCTCGACGATGACCCGCATCATCCAGCGCATGTCCGCCGCCGGGCTTGTGACAACCGCGGCCAGCCAGGACGATGCCCGCGTCACGCTGGTGGCGCTGGCGCCATTGGGCGAAAGCCAGCTCGCTCAGGCGCGCCAGGCGACCGCGCCGGTCTATGCCCATCTGATCGAAGGGCTCGACCCGCAGGACTTCGAAAAGCTGATCGTGCTGCTGGACAGTCTTCACGACAACCTCGAACCGCTTGCGCCCAAGGCCGGGTAG
- a CDS encoding MarR family winged helix-turn-helix transcriptional regulator produces MEDRGDYDPSSPTFRLENSPFYLMAHADFKYHEDMDKVLHKHGVSKPIYRVMTVLREHQPASIGTIAEAALTKRSTISRIIDRMIEQGLVSTESNPEDNRITEVTLTPSGQQTLRKLTPIVGRQFSRAMVGISNRDISHLLRTLKKISDNLSKLPIE; encoded by the coding sequence GTGGAAGATCGCGGTGACTATGACCCGAGCAGTCCGACATTCCGCCTGGAAAACTCGCCATTTTACCTGATGGCGCATGCCGATTTCAAATATCACGAAGACATGGACAAGGTGCTGCACAAGCACGGTGTTTCCAAACCGATCTATCGTGTGATGACGGTGCTGCGCGAACATCAGCCGGCGAGTATTGGAACGATTGCCGAGGCGGCGCTGACCAAGCGCTCCACCATCAGCCGGATCATCGACCGGATGATCGAGCAGGGGCTGGTCTCGACCGAATCCAATCCGGAAGACAACCGCATCACAGAGGTAACGCTGACCCCTTCGGGACAGCAGACGCTGCGCAAGCTGACGCCGATCGTCGGACGCCAGTTCTCGCGCGCGATGGTCGGGATCAGCAACCGCGATATCTCGCACCTGCTGCGCACGCTGAAGAAGATCAGCGACAACCTCAGCAAGCTGCCGATCGAATAG
- a CDS encoding indolepyruvate ferredoxin oxidoreductase subunit alpha, producing MAERSFKAEVERLKIGDGEVFEGEGILAVTKALLQSGVAYVGGYQGSPISHLMDVFADASELMAGLGVHFESSASEATAAAMLAASVNYPLRGAVAWKSVVGTNVASDALSNVASGGVTGGALIIVGEDYGEGSSIMQERTHAFAMKSQMWLIDPRPSLPVLVDMVEQGFALSEASNTPVMLELRVRACHMTGSFVARDNRRPPLTVAQAAQSPNRDTSRIVLPPANFLHEVEKIEKRWPAGIKYVQDHRLNEHFGTEQDDIGIIVQGGLFNSLNRALELIGLSDAYGNAKLPVYVLNVTYPLIPDEVQAFCAGKRAVLIVEEGQPEFIEHELNTLVRRANLDTRIAGKDMLPRSGEYTADVIRQGVAKFLRAHAPERAPVEVAAEAPALPPTAVPQRPAGFCTGCPERPIFSAMKLVQKDIGELHVSADIGCHLFSILPPFHIGNTTMGYGLGTAGASAFKPEGKRAVAIMGDGGFWHNGLTSGIGNAVFNQDDNLTIIVDNGYSAATGGQDILSSKAKTPQRSTNNPIEKAVRGVGITWAKTRTRTYDVAGMRDAIRDALTSPEKGPKVLVAQSECQLNRQRRIKPQIAKAIKSGQRVVRERFGVDPDTCTGDHSCIRLSGCPSLTIRANPDPLRQDPVAHVENSCVGCGVCGEVSHAAVLCPSFYKAEVISNPNRADRIRQRLRGWVIGALQRRSARQIAARAF from the coding sequence ATGGCCGAACGCTCCTTCAAGGCTGAAGTCGAACGACTCAAGATCGGCGATGGCGAAGTCTTCGAGGGCGAAGGCATCCTGGCCGTCACCAAGGCGTTGCTGCAATCGGGCGTCGCCTATGTCGGCGGCTATCAGGGCTCGCCGATCAGCCATCTGATGGATGTGTTCGCCGATGCGAGCGAGCTGATGGCGGGGCTCGGCGTGCATTTCGAAAGCTCGGCAAGCGAGGCGACAGCGGCCGCGATGCTGGCGGCTTCGGTCAACTATCCTTTGCGCGGTGCGGTCGCCTGGAAATCGGTGGTCGGCACCAACGTGGCCTCCGATGCCCTCTCCAACGTCGCCTCGGGCGGGGTCACCGGCGGCGCGCTGATCATCGTGGGCGAGGATTATGGCGAGGGCTCCTCGATCATGCAGGAGCGCACGCATGCCTTCGCGATGAAGTCGCAAATGTGGCTGATCGATCCGCGACCCAGCCTGCCGGTGCTGGTCGACATGGTCGAACAGGGATTTGCGCTGTCCGAAGCCTCGAACACGCCCGTCATGCTCGAGCTGAGGGTGCGCGCGTGCCACATGACCGGCAGCTTTGTCGCGCGCGACAACCGGCGTCCGCCGCTTACGGTGGCGCAAGCAGCGCAGTCGCCCAACCGCGACACCAGTCGCATCGTGCTGCCCCCCGCCAATTTCCTGCACGAGGTCGAGAAGATCGAAAAGCGTTGGCCGGCAGGGATAAAGTATGTCCAGGACCACCGGCTCAACGAGCATTTCGGGACCGAGCAGGACGACATCGGCATCATTGTGCAGGGCGGGCTGTTCAACTCGCTCAACCGCGCGCTAGAGCTGATCGGGCTGTCTGACGCCTATGGCAACGCCAAGTTGCCGGTCTATGTGCTGAACGTCACCTATCCGCTGATCCCCGACGAGGTACAAGCGTTCTGTGCCGGCAAGCGCGCGGTGCTGATCGTCGAGGAAGGCCAGCCCGAATTCATTGAGCATGAGCTCAACACGCTTGTCCGCCGCGCGAACCTCGACACGCGGATCGCGGGCAAAGACATGCTGCCGCGCTCGGGCGAGTACACCGCCGATGTGATCAGACAGGGCGTCGCGAAGTTCCTGCGCGCGCATGCGCCGGAGCGGGCGCCGGTGGAGGTTGCCGCCGAGGCCCCCGCCCTGCCCCCGACCGCCGTTCCGCAACGCCCCGCAGGCTTTTGCACCGGCTGTCCCGAACGCCCGATCTTCTCCGCGATGAAGCTGGTGCAGAAGGATATCGGCGAACTGCACGTCTCGGCCGATATCGGCTGCCACCTGTTCTCGATCCTTCCCCCGTTCCACATCGGCAACACGACGATGGGCTATGGCCTTGGCACCGCAGGCGCTTCGGCGTTCAAGCCCGAGGGCAAGCGCGCGGTAGCGATCATGGGCGATGGCGGATTCTGGCACAATGGCCTGACATCGGGCATCGGCAATGCGGTGTTCAACCAGGACGACAACCTGACGATCATCGTCGACAACGGTTACTCCGCTGCGACCGGCGGGCAGGACATCCTCTCGTCCAAGGCCAAGACCCCGCAGCGCAGCACCAACAACCCGATCGAGAAGGCGGTGCGGGGCGTCGGCATCACCTGGGCGAAGACCCGGACGCGGACCTATGACGTCGCCGGCATGCGCGATGCGATCCGCGATGCGCTGACGTCGCCCGAAAAGGGCCCCAAGGTGCTGGTCGCGCAGTCCGAATGCCAGCTCAACCGCCAGCGCCGGATCAAGCCGCAGATCGCCAAAGCGATCAAGTCGGGCCAGCGCGTGGTGCGCGAACGCTTCGGCGTCGATCCCGACACCTGCACCGGCGATCACAGCTGCATCCGCCTGTCGGGCTGCCCCTCGCTCACCATCCGCGCCAACCCCGATCCGCTGCGCCAGGACCCTGTCGCGCATGTCGAGAACAGTTGCGTCGGCTGCGGGGTCTGCGGCGAGGTCAGCCATGCCGCGGTGCTCTGCCCGTCTTTCTACAAGGCCGAGGTGATCTCCAACCCCAACCGTGCCGATCGAATCCGCCAGCGCCTGCGTGGCTGGGTGATCGGTGCGCTGCAGCGCCGCTCGGCGCGCCAGATCGCTGCAAGGGCCTTTTGA
- a CDS encoding indolepyruvate oxidoreductase subunit beta family protein — translation MSTSGRISIAILGLGGQGGGVLADWIVQLGANNGYVTQGTSVPGVAQRTGATVYYVEMIPRGGPATPLLALMPVPGDVDIVVASELMEAGRAILRGFVTDSTVLIGSTHRVYAIDEKSAMGDGRASGEKIIQAAQTRAGRYIGFDMDDAAERAGSVISSVMFGALCASGSLPFARDAFEAAIVSGGKAVDANLRGFAAGFAAALSNPEAGIEAQHIPAASSAAGRELQSRIHARLPHEAHYFAIEGVRRLMDYQDTAYADLYLTRLESLAGNADLIAEAARHLALWMSYEDTIRVADLKIRDTRFERVRADVKAADDQIVQLTEYMHPRLEEVCETLPAGLGRGILARPRLSALLGRFFTKGRHVETTSLRWFLTLSILASGRRWRRSTLRYQTEQARIDAWLDLVRSAEPEAALELVKCQRLIKGYGDTFERGLHNFTQIVERHRAGGLTASGIARLREAALADEKGDALQAALAG, via the coding sequence ATGAGCACCTCCGGACGCATCTCGATCGCCATTCTCGGCCTTGGCGGCCAGGGCGGCGGCGTGCTCGCCGACTGGATCGTCCAGCTCGGCGCCAACAACGGATATGTGACGCAGGGCACCTCGGTCCCCGGCGTCGCGCAGCGCACGGGTGCCACGGTCTATTATGTCGAGATGATCCCCAGAGGCGGCCCGGCAACACCGCTGCTGGCGCTGATGCCGGTGCCGGGCGATGTCGACATCGTGGTCGCGTCCGAGCTGATGGAGGCCGGGCGCGCGATCCTGCGCGGGTTCGTCACCGATTCCACGGTGCTGATCGGATCGACCCACCGGGTCTACGCGATCGACGAGAAGTCCGCGATGGGCGATGGCCGGGCAAGTGGCGAGAAGATCATCCAGGCGGCGCAAACCCGCGCGGGGCGCTATATCGGCTTCGACATGGACGACGCTGCCGAGCGCGCGGGCAGCGTGATCAGTTCGGTGATGTTCGGCGCCTTGTGCGCCAGCGGCTCCCTGCCCTTTGCTCGCGACGCGTTCGAAGCCGCGATCGTGTCGGGCGGCAAGGCGGTGGATGCCAATCTGCGCGGTTTTGCTGCAGGCTTTGCTGCAGCATTGAGCAACCCCGAAGCCGGGATCGAGGCGCAGCATATCCCCGCTGCGTCGAGCGCTGCGGGCCGCGAACTGCAGTCCCGCATCCATGCTCGGCTGCCGCATGAAGCGCATTATTTCGCAATTGAGGGTGTTCGCCGTCTGATGGACTATCAGGATACGGCGTATGCGGACCTCTATCTCACCAGGCTGGAAAGCCTGGCCGGCAACGCGGATCTGATCGCGGAGGCAGCCCGCCATCTTGCCCTGTGGATGTCGTACGAGGATACGATCCGCGTTGCCGACCTCAAGATACGCGATACCCGTTTCGAGCGGGTGCGCGCGGACGTGAAGGCCGCGGACGATCAGATCGTCCAGCTGACCGAATACATGCACCCGCGCCTCGAAGAGGTCTGCGAGACGCTGCCCGCCGGGTTGGGCCGCGGCATCCTGGCGCGCCCCAGGCTGTCGGCGCTGCTCGGCCGGTTCTTCACCAAGGGGCGGCATGTCGAGACGACCAGCCTTCGCTGGTTCCTGACTTTGTCCATCCTCGCGTCCGGACGGCGCTGGCGGCGCAGCACGCTGCGCTACCAGACCGAACAGGCGCGTATCGACGCGTGGCTTGACCTCGTCCGGAGCGCCGAACCCGAGGCCGCGCTCGAGCTGGTCAAATGCCAGCGGCTGATCAAGGGCTATGGCGACACCTTCGAGCGCGGGCTGCACAATTTCACGCAGATCGTCGAACGCCATCGCGCAGGCGGCCTCACCGCGTCCGGGATCGCCCGGCTGCGCGAGGCGGCATTGGCCGATGAAAAGGGCGATGCGCTGCAGGCCGCGCTCGCCGGCTGA